TCGCGCTGATTACATTACCGGGTGTCGCTAATTTGAAGCCGTTTGGCCCCCAAATGGCGGTCTCGCCGCGTGAGAGCCATTTTTTCGGTGCGGGAAATCCGGTTCCTCCCGCTGACCTGACCGCCAGCGCGGTGGTGCCGGGCAACGGGGCGAAGCGATCCGTCTGGGCATGGCATGACCAGGGCAGGCTGCGCATCGGCTTTGCGGCCTTGCCGGGAACCGCCCTTGAACTCAACGCGCTCAAAGACATTTTCGGCGCCGCCAAATCCCATGTTCTGATGGGGTTGAACGCAACCGAAGCGGCGGTAAGGCAGTCACCCTTTCTCAGAAATGCAGAAGTTGTTGAGTTCGCCACGCATGGTTTCCTGGCAGGTGATGCCGGGATGGCGGAACCGGGGCTGGTCTTTACGCCACCAGAGCGCCCGTCAGCGGACGATGACGGTTATCTGTCCGCTTCGGAGGTGGCTACGCTGCGGCTCCGCGCCCGCTTTGTGATTCTGTCGGCGTGCAATACGGCCGGCGACGCGGCCGCTTCGGAAAATCTTTCGGGCTTGGCCCGGTCCTTTCTCTTCGCCGGCGCCCAAGCCTTGCTGGTCAGCCGATGGCGCCTGAGCGACCAGGCCGCATCCCTGCTCACGGTCGAAGCCATGCTCGCGCAACGGGAAGATCCGACGCTGACCAAGGCTGCCGCTCTGCAGCGCGCGATGCACAACGTGCGGACCGGCAGGCGTCAAGATGGCACCGAACTGCAGGATTGGACGCCGGACCTGGCCGATCCCTTTGCGTGGGGACCGTTCGAACTGGTCGCGGATCGCAACGTGCCTTGACAGGAAGACATCCCGGTTGTTCGTGGCCGCCGTTACACTGATGCGCGGAATTGGATCGCGCGGCATAGCGCTTGCGTTCGAAGCGAAGGCCGCAGACAGTCGCCCTACTTGGCAACGGGGTGCAAATCATGGCGCTTTCTGGATTTCTGTTGGCTGCGGCAGCAGCGCTGGCCGGGCCAACCGCGCCGGTCCGTGAGGTGCACCCGCCCACGCCGGTGGCCCGGGCGGTCTGGCTGGCGGACTCCGCCTTGCGCGAACCCAGAACCGACGTCCTCGTGCTGGGCACGCCCCACCTCAGCATGCTTCCACCGGATTTTGATCGCGCTCAGTTCGAGCCGCTTCTGGCCCGTTTGCAGGCCTGGCGCCCCCGCATGATCATGATCGAGGCCGTGGGCGGCGCGCAGTGCGACTATCTGCGCACCTTCGCCGCCTTTTATCCGGGAGTTGCGGAGGATTACTGCCCCGACGCCAGCGCTGCGAGAGCCGCGCTGCACCTCGATCAGGCCGGCGCCGAGGCGGAAATTGCGCGGCGGCTGGCAACAGACCGGGCCGACCGCCCCGCAGCCGAACGGCGACGGCTGGCGGCGCTGTTTCTCGCTGCGGGGGATCCGGCTTCGGCCAGGGTGCAGTGGTTGCGTCTGGCCGAACCGGAGCGCATTGCGGCGGACGGCCTGACTGATGCCTTGCTGGGAACGATAGCCGCAATCGGCAAGCGGCCGAATGAAAATCGCGAAGTGGCGGCGGTGGTGGCCGCGCGTCTTGGGCTGGAACGCGTGTGGCCCGTGGACGATCACACCGGCGATCGCGCCTCCGGCCCCAGCAACGCAGAGATGGAGGCGACGATCCAGCGGCTGTGGGACAACCGCTGGTCGCACGAACGCAGACCGCTGCTCGAACAGGTTCCGGCACGACTCAAGAACGGAGCGGTGCTCTCGGTCTATCGCGACGAGAACAGCATCGCTGCAACCCGGTACGCCGTGGCGTCCGATTTTGCCGCCACGGCCGCCGATCCCTCCGAACAGCGCTATGGCCGGCGCTATCTAGCCTATTGGGAAACGCGCAACCTGCGCATGGTTGGGAACATGCGCGAGGCCATGGGGCCAACGCCCGGGACGCGGGTACTGGCCATCGTCGGCTCATCGCACAAGCCCTATTACGAACGCTATCTCGGGGTCCTGAGCGAAATCCGTCTGGTCAGTACCGACGAGGTTCTTGCGGACAAGCCTCGTTAGCGGCAGCGGCCCTCTCGCCGGGCAGGACTGAGTTCCTATCCGCTAGGGGCGCGGCATCGCGCCTCTGCCCCAAGAGGCAGGATTGCAGCGCGTCCCTGCGCGGATAACAGCTTGCCATGACACGGCTTATCCTCGTTCTGGGCGATCAGTTGACGCCCTCACTTTCGTCCTTGCGCGCGGCCGATCCGGCGAACGACGTCGTGCTGATGGCCGAAGTGGCGGCGGAAACGACCTATGTTCGACACCACCAGAAGAAGATCGCTCTGGTCCTGTCGGCGATGCGCCATTTCGCGGCGGAGCTTCGCACCCTTGGCTGGAAAGTAGATTACGTCCGGCTCGACGATCCGGAAAACACCGGCAGCCTGCGTGGCGAAGCGCATCGGGCCATGGCACGGCATGGTGCCAGCGGCATCCTTGCGACCGAGCCCGGCGAATGGCGGTTGATGGAAGAGATGAGCGCCTGGGCCGAACTGTTGCCAGATACGCGGTTTCTGGCCGACCGCCACGGATTCGTACGCTGGGCCGAGGCGCGCAAGAGCCTGCGCATGGAGCATTTCTATCGCCTGATGCGGCGCAAGACGGGCCTGTTGATGGACGGCGAGCAGCCCGCCGGGGGACAATGGAATTTCGATCATGACAACCGGTCTCCGCCGCCGGGGGCATTGCGGTTGCCACAGCCCGC
This window of the Novosphingobium sp. EMRT-2 genome carries:
- a CDS encoding DUF5694 domain-containing protein, with the translated sequence MAAAAALAGPTAPVREVHPPTPVARAVWLADSALREPRTDVLVLGTPHLSMLPPDFDRAQFEPLLARLQAWRPRMIMIEAVGGAQCDYLRTFAAFYPGVAEDYCPDASAARAALHLDQAGAEAEIARRLATDRADRPAAERRRLAALFLAAGDPASARVQWLRLAEPERIAADGLTDALLGTIAAIGKRPNENREVAAVVAARLGLERVWPVDDHTGDRASGPSNAEMEATIQRLWDNRWSHERRPLLEQVPARLKNGAVLSVYRDENSIAATRYAVASDFAATAADPSEQRYGRRYLAYWETRNLRMVGNMREAMGPTPGTRVLAIVGSSHKPYYERYLGVLSEIRLVSTDEVLADKPR